Proteins found in one Nocardia brasiliensis ATCC 700358 genomic segment:
- a CDS encoding SAM-dependent methyltransferase: MTLTTADIPVEDFGTRSLRWARECYEWAKVPLLPSGQRVGRVYDVLGPQNLFGEDSLFINLGYWRDNPATLDEASRDLARLVGREAELGPDDIQLDIGFGYGDQDFLWAQEFAPQQIIGMNIAVEQIEIATRRAAELGLTQRIRYEYGSAIDLPRDNESCTKVTALESAFHFPSYPKFFGEAHRVLRPGGKLVTADIVPRTAFPNLGDHPPLGNVFDIHRYHHALQAAGFTDVVTYSIRRHVYTPLADYLTKRLRDPDMRRVNPALRLAFSRPALTLWGPWTDYIIAVGVKPS; this comes from the coding sequence ATGACGCTGACCACCGCCGATATCCCCGTCGAGGACTTCGGGACCCGATCGTTGCGCTGGGCCCGCGAATGCTACGAATGGGCGAAGGTGCCGCTGCTACCGTCGGGCCAGCGGGTGGGCCGGGTGTACGACGTGCTCGGCCCGCAGAACCTGTTCGGCGAGGACTCGCTGTTCATCAATCTCGGCTATTGGCGCGACAATCCGGCCACCCTCGACGAGGCGAGCCGCGACCTGGCGCGCCTGGTCGGTCGCGAAGCCGAACTCGGCCCCGACGACATCCAGCTCGATATCGGCTTCGGCTACGGCGACCAAGACTTTCTGTGGGCACAGGAATTCGCGCCGCAACAGATCATCGGCATGAACATCGCCGTCGAACAGATCGAGATCGCGACCAGACGCGCCGCCGAACTAGGCCTGACCCAACGCATTCGATACGAATACGGCTCCGCGATCGATCTCCCCCGCGACAACGAGTCCTGCACCAAAGTCACCGCCTTGGAATCGGCCTTCCACTTCCCGTCCTACCCCAAGTTCTTCGGCGAAGCCCACCGCGTCCTACGCCCCGGCGGCAAACTCGTCACCGCCGACATCGTCCCCCGCACCGCTTTCCCGAACCTCGGCGACCACCCACCGTTGGGCAACGTCTTCGACATCCACCGCTACCACCACGCCCTGCAAGCCGCAGGCTTCACCGACGTAGTCACCTACTCCATCCGCCGCCACGTATACACCCCCCTCGCCGACTACCTCACCAAACGCCTCCGCGACCCCGACATGCGCCGCGTCAACCCCGCCCTCCGCCTAGCCTTCAGCCGCCCCGCCCTCACCCTCTGGGGCCCGTGGACCGACTACATCATCGCCGTCGGCGTCAAACCCTCATGA
- a CDS encoding S41 family peptidase: MTMQRNRTAAVTAALVATGAISAACGPDDATEFPAGFWQVADYGTTLSIHGDVLETFQVTSLSCLKDETATRTDDPATFVTAGKDVLTVRAAGSPDRAALHIDGSPGDRTLRRLPVLPTLCNDPQQPPAFDVFWQTFQENYPFFAAKDVDWQQVRDRFRDRAVRAERQGDDAELFTVFRDMIAPLHDAHVAVSAGNLGFFGTTRPGTTMPGPSFDQQVKELVQRRDLADHRLTEYANGRISYADIPGQDHGYLRISAFSGYTAERTFAADSAELAHALDAIFTPDRLSRLRGLVLDLRINGGGSDSLGLQLAARLTDSPYFAYAKKTRNTDPQPLRVEPAPNAFTGPIAILTGGSTISAGETFTQAMLERPSRTTRIGEPTQGVFSDVMQRRLPGTRYADWWFGLPNEEFLTSDGQTFDGSGIPPELSEPVFTDEEFARNLDSAFDRALRWLG; the protein is encoded by the coding sequence ATGACCATGCAGCGCAATCGAACCGCGGCTGTCACGGCCGCGCTGGTGGCAACGGGCGCGATCAGCGCGGCATGCGGACCGGACGACGCGACCGAGTTTCCAGCCGGTTTCTGGCAGGTCGCCGACTACGGCACCACACTCTCGATCCACGGCGACGTGCTCGAAACCTTTCAGGTGACCTCGCTCAGCTGTCTGAAAGACGAGACCGCCACCCGTACGGACGATCCCGCGACCTTTGTCACCGCAGGCAAAGATGTGCTCACCGTGCGCGCGGCAGGCTCGCCCGATCGAGCCGCCCTTCATATCGACGGTTCACCCGGCGACCGCACGCTGCGCCGCCTACCTGTGCTGCCGACGCTGTGCAACGACCCGCAGCAACCGCCCGCCTTCGACGTGTTCTGGCAGACGTTCCAGGAGAACTACCCGTTTTTCGCCGCGAAAGACGTTGACTGGCAACAGGTCCGGGATCGGTTCCGGGATCGCGCGGTGCGCGCCGAACGGCAGGGCGATGACGCCGAACTGTTCACCGTCTTCCGCGACATGATCGCGCCGCTGCACGACGCACACGTGGCGGTCTCCGCCGGTAACCTCGGATTCTTCGGTACCACCCGGCCCGGCACCACGATGCCCGGTCCGTCATTCGACCAGCAGGTCAAGGAACTCGTCCAGCGGCGCGACCTCGCCGACCACCGGCTGACCGAATACGCCAACGGACGCATCAGTTACGCCGACATACCCGGACAAGACCACGGCTACCTGCGAATTTCCGCCTTCAGCGGATACACGGCCGAACGCACCTTCGCCGCCGACAGTGCCGAGCTCGCCCACGCCCTCGATGCGATCTTCACACCGGACAGACTGAGCCGACTGCGCGGACTGGTCCTCGACCTGCGCATCAACGGCGGCGGCTCAGACAGTTTGGGCCTGCAACTGGCCGCTCGCCTCACCGATAGCCCATACTTCGCCTACGCGAAGAAGACACGCAACACCGACCCGCAGCCACTGCGCGTCGAGCCGGCGCCCAACGCTTTCACCGGTCCCATTGCCATACTCACCGGCGGTTCCACCATCAGCGCAGGCGAGACCTTCACCCAGGCGATGCTGGAACGCCCTTCGCGCACAACGCGAATCGGCGAGCCGACGCAGGGCGTCTTCTCCGATGTCATGCAGCGCAGACTGCCCGGCACAAGATACGCGGATTGGTGGTTCGGCCTGCCCAACGAAGAATTCCTGACCTCGGACGGACAGACCTTCGACGGGTCGGGCATCCCGCCCGAGCTGAGCGAGCCCGTCTTCACCGACGAGGAGTTCGCGCGGAATCTCGACTCCGCCTTCGATCGCGCGCTGCGCTGGCTCGGCTGA
- a CDS encoding flavin-containing monooxygenase has product MTTPSIIIIGAGFAGLGLALELRRAGVDSFTILEKATDLGGVWRENTYPGAACDVPSPLYSWSFAPKSDWPRRFSEQRDIHAYMRAVADEHELTRFIRFGTEVTDAEFDESTGQWQISTADGAEFSADVFVPAVGQLSRPAMPNIPGIDTFAGPAFHSAEWDHSVELTGKRIACIGTGASAIQYIPRIQPTAAHLTLFQRSAAWVLPKFDTEYSDTHKAVFKYLPPTRLAERFAIWSLFEVLALALTDIPGMKTPVIALADRHRERQVPDPELRAKLTPDYAAGCKRGLFSNEYFPALAELNVTVETTAIEAITPTGIRTADGVEHEVDVIVYGTGFKGTEFLAPMNIYGVGGRKLADVWGDAGARAFLGLSVPHFPNLFMMYGPNTNVGSGSIIYMLESQARYIRQVVQYLTDRPGRYLAARASTEQAWDDWLQRRLKDTPWNFCSSWYRNAAGRITNNWPGATVLYRWKTRTFDTADYDEAQAAAVR; this is encoded by the coding sequence ATGACTACGCCGTCCATCATCATCATCGGGGCCGGGTTCGCGGGGCTCGGCCTGGCTTTGGAGCTGCGGCGGGCCGGGGTGGACAGCTTCACGATCCTGGAGAAGGCCACGGATCTGGGCGGCGTCTGGCGGGAGAACACCTATCCGGGCGCCGCGTGTGACGTGCCGTCGCCGCTGTACTCGTGGTCGTTCGCACCGAAATCGGATTGGCCGCGCCGCTTTTCGGAGCAGCGCGATATCCACGCCTACATGCGCGCGGTCGCGGACGAGCACGAACTGACCCGGTTCATCCGATTCGGCACCGAGGTGACCGACGCCGAATTCGACGAGTCGACCGGCCAGTGGCAGATCAGCACCGCCGACGGCGCCGAGTTCAGCGCCGACGTCTTCGTGCCCGCCGTCGGCCAGCTCTCCCGGCCCGCCATGCCGAACATCCCGGGCATCGACACCTTCGCGGGACCGGCGTTCCATTCGGCGGAATGGGACCACAGCGTGGAGCTGACCGGCAAGCGCATTGCCTGCATCGGCACGGGAGCCAGTGCGATCCAATACATTCCGCGCATCCAGCCCACGGCCGCGCACCTCACGCTGTTCCAGCGTTCCGCGGCGTGGGTGCTGCCCAAGTTCGACACCGAGTACAGCGATACGCACAAGGCGGTTTTCAAGTATCTGCCGCCGACCCGGCTCGCCGAACGGTTCGCGATCTGGTCGCTGTTCGAGGTGCTCGCCCTCGCGTTGACCGACATCCCGGGCATGAAGACACCGGTGATCGCGCTGGCCGATCGGCACCGGGAACGGCAGGTCCCCGACCCCGAGCTGCGCGCGAAACTGACACCCGACTACGCGGCGGGGTGCAAGCGCGGCCTGTTCTCCAACGAATACTTTCCCGCATTGGCCGAGCTGAACGTCACGGTGGAGACCACCGCGATCGAGGCGATCACGCCGACCGGCATCCGGACCGCCGACGGCGTCGAGCACGAGGTCGATGTCATCGTCTACGGCACGGGTTTCAAAGGCACCGAATTCCTGGCGCCGATGAACATCTACGGCGTCGGCGGTCGCAAGCTGGCCGACGTCTGGGGCGACGCAGGCGCACGCGCCTTCCTCGGCCTGTCCGTGCCGCATTTCCCGAACCTGTTCATGATGTACGGCCCGAACACCAATGTCGGCTCCGGCTCGATCATCTACATGCTGGAATCGCAGGCTCGCTACATCCGTCAGGTGGTGCAGTACCTCACCGACCGGCCGGGCCGGTATCTCGCGGCCCGCGCGAGCACCGAACAGGCCTGGGACGACTGGTTGCAGCGCCGGCTGAAAGATACGCCGTGGAACTTCTGCTCCAGCTGGTATCGCAACGCGGCGGGCCGCATCACCAACAACTGGCCCGGGGCCACCGTGCTGTACCGCTGGAAGACAAGGACTTTCGACACCGCCGACTACGACGAGGCACAGGCCGCGGCGGTGCGCTAG
- a CDS encoding acyl-CoA dehydrogenase family protein: protein MPVDRMLPTSEARDLLELTRDIADKVLEPRVVECEKTGTFPDGVFPALGAAGLLSLPYPEEFGGGAQPYEVYLQVLEELAARWAAVAVAVSVHSLSCHPLFTFGTAEQQQRWLSTMLSGETIGAYSLSEPHAGSDAAALRCRATKVDGGYRINGAKAWITNGGKADFYTLFARTGEGSRGISCFLVPRDTEGLSFGKPEEKMGLRAVPTTTAAYDDAFLPAERLVGEEGQGLSIAFSALDSGRLGIAAVATGLAQRALDEAVAYAKEREAFGRHIIDHQGLGFVLADMAAAVDSARATYLDAARRRDAGLPYSRQASVAKLVATDAAMKVTTDAVQVFGGYGYTQDFPVERYMREAKVMQIFEGTNQIQRLVIARQLAGN, encoded by the coding sequence ATGCCAGTGGATCGAATGCTGCCGACGTCCGAGGCTCGGGACCTGCTCGAGCTGACCCGCGATATCGCCGACAAGGTGCTCGAGCCGCGGGTGGTCGAGTGCGAGAAGACGGGCACGTTTCCGGACGGCGTCTTCCCCGCGCTCGGCGCGGCCGGTCTGCTCAGTCTGCCGTATCCGGAAGAGTTCGGTGGCGGCGCCCAGCCCTACGAGGTGTATCTGCAGGTGCTGGAGGAGCTCGCGGCGCGCTGGGCCGCGGTCGCGGTGGCGGTGAGCGTGCACAGCCTGTCCTGCCATCCCCTGTTCACCTTCGGCACCGCGGAACAGCAACAGCGCTGGCTGTCGACCATGCTGTCCGGCGAAACCATCGGCGCCTACAGCCTTTCCGAGCCGCACGCGGGCTCCGACGCGGCCGCGCTGCGCTGCCGGGCCACGAAAGTCGATGGCGGATACCGGATCAACGGCGCGAAAGCCTGGATCACCAATGGCGGCAAGGCTGATTTCTACACACTCTTCGCCCGGACCGGCGAAGGATCACGCGGCATCTCGTGCTTCCTCGTACCGCGCGACACCGAGGGCCTGAGCTTCGGCAAACCCGAAGAGAAGATGGGCCTGCGCGCCGTGCCCACGACCACCGCCGCCTACGACGACGCATTCCTCCCTGCCGAACGACTGGTCGGCGAAGAGGGACAAGGACTTTCGATCGCGTTCAGCGCGCTGGATTCGGGTCGGCTCGGCATCGCCGCCGTCGCAACCGGTTTGGCGCAGCGCGCGCTCGACGAAGCGGTCGCCTACGCCAAGGAGCGGGAAGCATTCGGTCGCCACATCATCGACCACCAGGGCCTGGGCTTCGTGCTCGCCGATATGGCCGCAGCCGTGGATTCGGCCCGCGCCACCTACCTCGACGCGGCCCGCCGCCGCGACGCCGGACTCCCCTACTCCCGTCAGGCCAGCGTCGCGAAGCTGGTCGCCACCGACGCCGCCATGAAGGTCACCACCGACGCCGTCCAGGTCTTCGGCGGCTACGGCTACACCCAGGACTTCCCCGTCGAGCGCTACATGCGCGAAGCCAAGGTCATGCAGATCTTCGAAGGCACCAACCAAATCCAGCGCCTGGTCATCGCCCGCCAACTCGCGGGCAACTGA
- a CDS encoding extracellular catalytic domain type 1 short-chain-length polyhydroxyalkanoate depolymerase has protein sequence MVRGIRCGRLSVVLLALLALGLQFLIAAAPAAQAAPFERTFTNAAGTRDYYLHVPPGDTAGKPLMIYLHGCTDPQSQLADTGFSLTRMADEFGFVLAYPIQTAAANERYCWNWFDPANQSRGQGESSIIADLTNALIAEFGLDRTRVYVGGYSAGGAMSTVLAAGYPDLYAAIAPMAGGPYGIDLKTFAADLSGTSIVDAMGARARPVPGFFLQDLADQTSLYPIGRANLTQWLGAYARAGDVAVPAVPSTVTASADPVPTTIERYAAGDCLLAEFRTPIGPDHIGGGLLMQSARGLDLQRQLMSFLLAHRLGAPRQACG, from the coding sequence ATGGTGCGCGGTATTCGTTGCGGCAGGCTGTCGGTCGTGCTGCTCGCCCTGCTCGCGCTGGGTCTGCAGTTCCTGATCGCCGCGGCGCCCGCCGCGCAGGCCGCGCCGTTTGAGCGGACCTTCACCAACGCGGCGGGTACGCGCGACTACTACCTACATGTGCCGCCGGGAGATACGGCGGGCAAGCCGTTGATGATCTACCTGCACGGCTGCACCGATCCGCAGAGTCAGCTGGCCGACACCGGCTTCTCGCTGACCCGGATGGCGGACGAGTTCGGTTTCGTGCTGGCCTATCCGATCCAGACCGCGGCAGCCAACGAACGGTACTGCTGGAACTGGTTCGACCCGGCGAATCAGTCACGCGGACAAGGAGAATCGTCGATCATCGCCGATCTCACCAACGCCTTGATCGCGGAGTTCGGGCTGGATCGCACACGGGTGTACGTCGGCGGGTATTCCGCGGGCGGCGCGATGTCCACGGTGCTGGCGGCCGGCTATCCGGACCTGTACGCGGCGATCGCGCCGATGGCGGGCGGCCCCTACGGAATTGACCTGAAGACGTTCGCCGCCGATCTGAGCGGTACATCGATCGTCGATGCGATGGGTGCCCGAGCCCGCCCGGTCCCGGGCTTCTTCCTCCAAGACCTGGCCGATCAGACCAGCCTGTATCCGATCGGGCGGGCCAATCTGACGCAATGGCTCGGCGCCTACGCGCGAGCGGGTGACGTGGCCGTACCCGCGGTGCCGAGTACGGTCACCGCGTCCGCCGATCCGGTACCGACCACCATCGAGCGCTACGCCGCGGGCGACTGTCTGCTCGCCGAATTCCGCACGCCGATCGGGCCGGATCACATCGGCGGAGGTTTGCTGATGCAGTCGGCCCGCGGTCTCGACCTGCAACGGCAGTTGATGAGTTTCCTGCTGGCACACCGGTTGGGCGCTCCGCGGCAGGCGTGCGGTTGA
- a CDS encoding ArsR/SmtB family transcription factor encodes MNADSQEPRLRLADDQVGLVVEVFRMLADATRVRVLWALVDRELSVNDLADYIGKPAPSVSQHLTKLRMARLVSTRRAGTTIYYSLENEHVRQLVVDAVHNAEHAGPGIPPHHRGDVVRELPETGTEAK; translated from the coding sequence ATGAATGCAGATAGCCAGGAACCGCGCCTGCGTCTCGCGGACGATCAGGTGGGCCTGGTTGTCGAGGTCTTCCGGATGCTGGCCGACGCCACCAGGGTTCGCGTGCTGTGGGCTCTCGTCGACCGTGAGCTGTCGGTCAACGACCTGGCCGACTACATCGGCAAACCCGCGCCGTCCGTCTCGCAGCATCTGACCAAGCTGCGGATGGCGCGCCTGGTCAGCACTCGCCGCGCCGGCACGACCATCTACTACAGCCTGGAGAACGAACACGTCCGGCAACTGGTGGTGGACGCGGTGCACAACGCCGAGCACGCGGGCCCGGGGATCCCGCCGCATCACCGCGGCGACGTCGTACGCGAGCTGCCGGAGACCGGAACCGAAGCGAAATAA
- a CDS encoding cation diffusion facilitator family transporter: protein MHTANRHGLGDQHPHHHHGESRTHTAAFGHRHDRGPHSHEHPKGLRGVLREIFVPHSHDPADRVDDALTASAVGIRAVKISLVVLGVTAVAQVLVVAVSGSVALAADTIHNFSDALTAVPLWIAFALGRRAATRRYTYGFGRAEDLAGLFVVAMIALSALIAGYQAVRRVLEPVPIGHLGWVAAAGLIGFLGNEIVALYRIRVGRRIGSAALVADGLHARTDGFTSLAVLLGAGGVALGFPLADPIIGLLITVAILAVLRTAARDVLHRLMDAVEPGLVTDAERALAAEPAVQGVRSVRMRWIGHRLHADVELDVAPTITLAEAHRVAHEAEHTLTHVVPKLDTALVHAYPAHAS from the coding sequence GTGCATACCGCGAACCGGCACGGACTCGGTGACCAGCACCCACACCATCACCACGGCGAATCACGTACGCATACCGCCGCTTTCGGCCATCGGCATGATCGCGGCCCGCATTCGCACGAGCATCCGAAGGGGCTGCGCGGCGTACTGCGCGAGATCTTCGTGCCGCACAGTCACGATCCCGCCGACCGTGTCGACGATGCCCTGACCGCCAGTGCGGTGGGTATCCGAGCGGTGAAGATCAGCCTCGTGGTGCTCGGCGTGACGGCCGTGGCGCAGGTGCTCGTGGTGGCCGTGTCCGGCTCGGTTGCCTTGGCGGCCGACACGATTCACAACTTCTCCGACGCGTTGACCGCGGTCCCGCTCTGGATCGCCTTCGCGCTCGGGCGCCGCGCCGCGACCCGGCGCTACACCTACGGCTTCGGGCGCGCCGAGGATCTCGCGGGGCTGTTCGTCGTGGCGATGATCGCCCTGTCCGCGCTGATCGCGGGTTATCAAGCGGTGCGCAGGGTGCTCGAGCCGGTGCCGATCGGGCATCTCGGCTGGGTCGCCGCCGCGGGATTGATCGGCTTTCTCGGCAACGAGATCGTCGCGCTGTATCGCATCCGGGTCGGCCGGCGGATCGGCTCGGCCGCGCTGGTCGCCGACGGCTTGCACGCGCGTACCGACGGCTTCACCTCGCTGGCCGTGCTGCTCGGGGCCGGTGGCGTCGCGCTGGGGTTCCCGCTCGCCGACCCGATCATCGGTCTGCTCATCACGGTCGCAATCCTCGCGGTGCTGCGAACCGCGGCCAGGGACGTGCTGCATCGCCTGATGGACGCGGTCGAGCCGGGGCTGGTGACCGATGCCGAGCGGGCGCTCGCCGCCGAGCCGGCGGTGCAGGGTGTGCGCAGCGTGCGGATGCGCTGGATCGGCCACCGCTTGCACGCCGACGTCGAATTGGACGTCGCCCCGACCATCACCCTTGCCGAGGCCCATCGGGTCGCGCACGAGGCCGAGCACACCCTCACCCATGTCGTGCCCAAGCTCGACACCGCGCTCGTGCACGCCTATCCGGCGCACGCGAGCTGA
- a CDS encoding serine hydrolase domain-containing protein, with translation MLTRVRNLPKLPDLLHRSRIPDEPESVATIGAEADPGDLGLPPDYAERIWRRMQVVYRSGVHPAIQVCVRRHGEVVFDRALGHAHGNGPEDAPEAPKVLATPSTPFVTYSASKGVTAFVVHLLVERGLIDLHAPVCAYIPEYGCHGKESITVGQVLAHRSGVANLPRDALTAAAVADRELLVRNLCAVRPTMPPGRFQSYHALSGGFILGEVVHRVTGTDIRTVLATEILRPLSFRWTNYGVSAADFPLLAKNYRTGLTPLPPLSSALERLLGMPFAEAVEIGNDPAYLGIVAPSANIVSTANELSRFYEIFRRGGELDGVRVLRPETIAAALVPQSRIEPDLSLGMNFGFGYGPMLGGRVVSLYGPDTRRAFGHLGFTNNAAWADPERALSCAVLTSGKPILYPELVRWVGLLYGITSETPKVPATDLAF, from the coding sequence ATGCTGACGCGCGTCCGGAACCTCCCGAAGCTGCCTGACCTGCTCCATCGGAGCCGGATTCCGGACGAGCCGGAGTCGGTCGCCACCATCGGCGCGGAGGCGGATCCGGGTGATCTCGGGCTGCCTCCCGATTACGCGGAGCGCATCTGGCGGCGGATGCAGGTGGTCTACCGCAGCGGCGTGCATCCCGCCATTCAGGTCTGTGTGCGCCGGCACGGTGAGGTCGTTTTCGATCGGGCGCTCGGTCATGCGCACGGCAACGGACCCGAGGACGCACCGGAAGCACCTAAGGTGCTCGCGACACCCAGCACCCCGTTCGTCACCTACTCGGCCTCCAAGGGGGTCACCGCGTTCGTCGTGCATCTGCTCGTGGAACGCGGCCTGATCGACCTGCACGCCCCGGTCTGCGCCTACATTCCCGAATACGGCTGCCACGGTAAGGAATCCATCACCGTCGGGCAGGTACTCGCGCATCGTTCCGGGGTGGCGAACCTGCCCCGTGATGCGCTGACCGCCGCGGCTGTCGCGGATCGTGAACTGCTGGTACGGAATCTGTGCGCGGTCCGGCCTACCATGCCGCCCGGCCGGTTCCAGTCCTATCACGCACTGTCCGGCGGCTTCATTCTCGGCGAGGTGGTGCACCGCGTCACCGGCACCGATATCCGCACCGTGCTGGCGACGGAGATCTTGCGCCCGTTGTCCTTCCGCTGGACCAATTACGGTGTATCAGCGGCGGATTTCCCGCTGCTCGCGAAGAACTACCGGACCGGCTTGACGCCGCTGCCACCGTTGTCGTCGGCGCTGGAACGGTTGCTGGGCATGCCCTTCGCCGAGGCGGTCGAGATCGGGAACGACCCCGCCTATCTCGGTATCGTCGCGCCCTCGGCGAATATCGTCAGCACCGCCAACGAGCTCTCGCGCTTCTACGAGATCTTCCGGCGCGGCGGCGAACTCGACGGCGTTCGCGTGCTGCGGCCGGAAACGATTGCGGCGGCGCTGGTTCCGCAGTCGCGAATCGAACCCGATCTCTCGCTCGGGATGAACTTCGGCTTCGGGTACGGCCCGATGCTCGGCGGCCGGGTGGTGAGCCTGTACGGCCCCGACACCCGGCGCGCCTTCGGGCATCTCGGTTTCACCAACAACGCCGCCTGGGCCGACCCGGAACGCGCGCTCTCGTGTGCCGTGCTCACCAGCGGCAAACCGATTCTGTACCCGGAACTGGTGCGCTGGGTCGGGCTGCTCTACGGCATCACATCGGAGACTCCGAAGGTGCCCGCAACAGACTTGGCTTTCTGA
- a CDS encoding long-chain fatty acid--CoA ligase: MLSTMQDEPLSLATLLRYASTFVGDSTVSTWTGTGVRTMTYRELGAEAARLANALRGLGIGVGDRVGTFMWNNNEHMVAYIAAPAMGAVLHALNIRLFPDQLVFVANHAEDQVVLVDGTLVPMFAQYLPNLKTVRHVIVVNGDASTLAAPDGVQVHSYTELLAGQPDTYDFPVIDERSAAAMCYTSGTTGDPKGVVYSHRSNWLHAMQVCSPSGMGFSGNDTVLAIVPLFHANAWGIPYAALMSGANVLMPDRFLQPGPLLEMMADQRPTFAAAVPTIWGGVLAGLAAHPQDITHLRTAVVGGSAVPPSMMRAFEEKHGVKILHAWGMTETSPLGSVAHPPTGATGDEAWEYRYTQGRFPASVQARLVGDDGTVLPNDGVALGELEVRGPWITGSYYAPDGAVVDPDKFDDGWLRTGDVGRIGPDGYLTLVDRSKDVIKSGGEWISSVDLENAVMGHPAVAEAAVIGVPDEKWDERPLVAIVLAEGAEAKPDELRDFLSGKFAKWQLPERWTFIAEVPKTSVGKFDKKRLRAQYADGDLTVTTLS; encoded by the coding sequence ATGTTGAGCACTATGCAGGACGAGCCTTTGTCGCTGGCGACGTTGCTGCGCTACGCATCGACGTTTGTCGGCGATTCGACCGTGTCCACCTGGACCGGTACGGGCGTGCGCACCATGACCTATCGCGAACTCGGCGCGGAAGCGGCGCGGCTGGCGAACGCCTTGCGCGGGCTGGGCATCGGCGTCGGCGATCGAGTCGGCACCTTCATGTGGAACAACAACGAGCACATGGTCGCCTACATCGCGGCGCCCGCGATGGGTGCTGTGCTGCACGCGCTGAATATCCGGTTGTTCCCCGATCAGCTCGTCTTCGTGGCCAATCACGCCGAGGACCAGGTGGTGCTCGTCGACGGCACCCTGGTGCCGATGTTCGCCCAGTATCTGCCGAACCTGAAGACGGTGCGCCACGTCATCGTGGTGAACGGCGACGCGTCGACGCTGGCCGCCCCCGACGGCGTGCAGGTGCACTCCTACACCGAACTTCTTGCCGGACAACCGGATACCTACGACTTCCCGGTGATCGACGAACGCTCCGCCGCCGCGATGTGTTACACCTCGGGCACCACCGGCGACCCGAAAGGCGTGGTCTACTCCCATCGTTCCAACTGGCTGCACGCCATGCAGGTGTGCTCGCCCAGCGGCATGGGCTTCTCCGGCAACGACACGGTGCTGGCCATCGTGCCGCTGTTCCACGCCAACGCCTGGGGCATCCCCTACGCGGCGCTGATGTCGGGTGCGAATGTGCTGATGCCCGACCGCTTCCTGCAGCCGGGTCCGCTGCTGGAGATGATGGCCGACCAGCGCCCGACCTTCGCCGCCGCGGTGCCGACGATCTGGGGCGGCGTGCTGGCCGGCCTCGCCGCGCACCCGCAGGACATCACGCATCTGCGGACCGCCGTGGTCGGCGGCTCGGCCGTGCCGCCGTCGATGATGCGCGCGTTCGAGGAGAAGCACGGCGTGAAGATCCTGCACGCCTGGGGCATGACCGAGACCTCACCGCTCGGCAGCGTGGCGCACCCGCCGACCGGCGCGACCGGTGACGAGGCATGGGAGTACCGCTACACCCAGGGCCGGTTCCCGGCCAGTGTGCAGGCCAGGCTGGTCGGTGACGACGGCACGGTGCTGCCCAACGACGGAGTGGCGCTGGGCGAGTTGGAGGTTCGCGGGCCGTGGATCACCGGCTCGTACTACGCACCGGACGGCGCGGTGGTCGACCCGGACAAGTTCGACGACGGCTGGCTGCGCACCGGCGACGTCGGCCGGATCGGCCCGGACGGCTATCTCACCCTGGTCGACCGGTCCAAGGATGTGATCAAGTCGGGCGGCGAATGGATTTCGTCGGTCGATCTGGAGAACGCCGTGATGGGTCATCCCGCCGTCGCCGAGGCAGCGGTGATCGGCGTGCCGGACGAGAAGTGGGACGAGCGGCCCCTGGTCGCGATCGTGCTGGCCGAGGGTGCGGAGGCCAAGCCCGACGAACTGCGCGACTTCCTGTCCGGCAAGTTCGCGAAATGGCAACTGCCGGAACGGTGGACGTTCATCGCCGAGGTGCCCAAGACCAGCGTCGGTAAGTTCGACAAGAAGCGCCTGCGCGCACAGTACGCCGACGGCGACCTGACGGTCACCACCCTGTCCTGA
- a CDS encoding SCO5389 family protein produces the protein MSLDVPTALLERAERGEVDDADFVECVRNSLPYAWEVVSRVAGELHSGTAEYADNVVPPPDEVARGQLLRAMASDAIRGGLERHFGVKLAFQNCHRVAAFPIAAVGGETYSTFIGTRAQLLNQSPELRNC, from the coding sequence ATGTCCCTCGATGTCCCCACCGCACTGCTCGAACGCGCCGAACGCGGCGAAGTCGACGACGCCGATTTCGTCGAATGTGTCCGCAACTCGCTGCCCTACGCCTGGGAAGTCGTCAGCCGGGTCGCCGGTGAACTGCACTCCGGCACAGCCGAATACGCCGACAACGTGGTGCCGCCACCGGACGAGGTGGCCCGGGGCCAGCTGCTGCGCGCCATGGCCTCCGACGCGATCCGCGGCGGGCTGGAACGGCACTTCGGGGTGAAGCTGGCCTTCCAGAACTGCCACCGGGTGGCGGCTTTCCCGATCGCCGCGGTCGGCGGCGAGACCTACAGCACGTTCATCGGCACCAGGGCCCAGCTGCTCAATCAGAGCCCGGAACTGCGTAACTGCTGA